From Candidatus Sphingomonas colombiensis, one genomic window encodes:
- a CDS encoding MbcA/ParS/Xre antitoxin family protein, which produces MAAVTNAAHIPDAPRVLSEAITRIAEFWQLSNARLGAVLGLSGPTVSRLRSGSYRLEPGSKPFELAQHLLRLFRSLDSWLGQDDIAVRSWLATPNVDLGAAPLELIATVRGLLRTGDYVDALRARV; this is translated from the coding sequence ATGGCCGCCGTCACAAACGCCGCGCACATCCCCGACGCACCACGCGTGCTGAGCGAGGCAATCACGCGGATCGCGGAATTCTGGCAATTGTCGAACGCACGACTCGGCGCGGTGCTCGGGCTTTCCGGGCCAACCGTTTCGCGCTTGCGCAGCGGCAGTTACCGGCTCGAACCCGGCAGCAAGCCGTTCGAGCTTGCGCAGCATCTGCTCCGGCTGTTTCGCTCGCTCGATAGCTGGCTCGGGCAGGACGATATCGCGGTGCGTTCGTGGCTGGCCACGCCCAATGTCGATCTCGGCGCGGCGCCGCTCGAATTGATCGCGACCGTGCGCGGGCTGTTGCGCACCGGGGATTATGTCGACGCCCTGCGCGCGCGGGTGTGA
- a CDS encoding PEPxxWA-CTERM sorting domain-containing protein has product MKLKALAIAAAGTISLAGAANAATYVVPGTSNPFLAGASGGNSVDMNGFTDTAAANSPIGVAVTGGQTLSISATGQVSNCPGCTLSGPDGAGGIASSGVTANGFTEIVNGYSNLPLNGLIGVFNNLGMNDAFLIGTGGSFLVPTGATTLYLATVDGYQWSNNIGSFSVNVAAVPEPATWALMILGFGAVAMGMRRKATRQTVRYTTA; this is encoded by the coding sequence ATGAAACTCAAGGCACTGGCTATAGCAGCGGCGGGCACGATAAGCCTGGCGGGAGCTGCGAACGCGGCGACTTATGTCGTTCCCGGCACGTCCAACCCGTTCCTCGCCGGCGCGTCGGGCGGCAATAGCGTCGATATGAACGGCTTTACGGATACAGCCGCCGCCAATTCGCCGATCGGCGTGGCGGTCACCGGTGGCCAGACGCTGTCGATCAGCGCGACGGGTCAGGTAAGCAATTGCCCCGGCTGCACGCTGTCCGGCCCGGACGGCGCGGGCGGCATCGCATCGTCTGGCGTCACCGCCAACGGCTTCACGGAAATCGTCAACGGCTATTCCAATCTGCCGCTCAACGGGCTGATCGGGGTGTTCAACAATCTCGGCATGAATGACGCGTTCCTGATCGGCACGGGTGGCAGCTTCCTCGTGCCGACCGGGGCGACGACGCTCTATCTGGCGACGGTTGACGGCTATCAATGGTCGAACAACATCGGATCCTTCTCGGTGAATGTCGCGGCGGTTCCCGAACCGGCGACCTGGGCGCTGATGATCCTTGGCTTCGGCGCTGTGGCCATGGGGATGCGACGCAAGGCCACGCGTCAGACGGTGCGCTACACCACCGCCTGA
- a CDS encoding helix-turn-helix domain-containing protein: MDAIVKRIAMIAFDDADLLDIAGPDKVFHSAARFLVHLGAADRHLYRVDLFSPDGGLTRTLQEIRVETLAMRELATDEYDTIIVVGGLDPACRDPRVIGWLQRNHRRARRVSSVCMGAFALAEAGLLDGRRAATHWMNCDALQAGYPAVDVDRDSIFVEDRGVWTSAGMTAGIDMALAMVEEDHGRELALIVARNLVVFLQRSGGQSQFSKELVSQTVEGPIAPLLRWIIEHPGDDLRAEALADRAHMSLRSFYRAFESATGKSPAEWVETIRLEIAKRLLERTAQRVDQIAWKAGFANYERMRRTFVRRMGVAPADYRARFSRPPLHRAEIDPTLLVDALDSEGIYRGPLQ; this comes from the coding sequence ATGGACGCCATCGTGAAGCGGATCGCCATGATCGCGTTCGATGACGCGGATCTGCTTGATATCGCTGGCCCGGATAAGGTTTTTCACAGCGCGGCGCGCTTTCTTGTGCACCTGGGAGCGGCCGACAGACACCTCTATCGCGTCGATCTGTTCTCACCCGATGGCGGCCTCACGCGCACGCTGCAGGAAATTCGAGTCGAGACGCTGGCGATGCGGGAGCTGGCGACCGATGAATATGACACGATCATCGTTGTCGGCGGCCTCGATCCCGCGTGCCGCGATCCGCGCGTCATCGGCTGGCTGCAACGAAATCATCGCAGAGCCCGGCGGGTCTCATCGGTGTGCATGGGCGCCTTCGCCTTGGCCGAAGCCGGCCTTCTCGACGGGCGCAGGGCGGCGACCCACTGGATGAATTGCGATGCGCTTCAGGCCGGATACCCCGCGGTCGACGTCGACCGCGATTCGATCTTCGTCGAGGATCGCGGCGTATGGACATCGGCCGGGATGACCGCCGGGATCGATATGGCGCTGGCGATGGTGGAGGAAGACCACGGCCGCGAGCTCGCCCTGATCGTCGCGCGCAACCTCGTCGTTTTTCTGCAGCGTTCGGGCGGCCAGTCGCAATTCAGCAAGGAACTGGTGAGCCAGACGGTGGAAGGGCCGATCGCGCCGCTGCTGCGCTGGATCATCGAGCATCCCGGCGATGACCTGCGGGCGGAAGCCTTGGCCGATCGCGCGCACATGAGCCTGCGCAGCTTCTATCGCGCCTTCGAAAGCGCGACGGGCAAATCGCCCGCCGAATGGGTGGAGACGATCAGGCTGGAAATCGCCAAGCGCCTGCTCGAGCGGACGGCGCAACGCGTCGATCAAATCGCGTGGAAAGCCGGTTTCGCCAATTATGAGCGCATGCGCCGGACGTTTGTGCGTCGCATGGGCGTGGCCCCGGCGGATTATCGCGCGCGCTTCTCGCGGCCGCCGCTGCACCGGGCGGAGATCGACCCCACCCTGCTCGTCGATGCGCTCGACAGCGAAGGGATTTATCGGGGGCCGCTGCAATAG
- a CDS encoding UrcA family protein, whose protein sequence is MNMTIKIIVAAGLSFVAMPGSAERVTVKAPPEQFRTMRVSYADLNMSSDEGVRRLTMRAKGAAKWVCDFSDARLPLAMEAAQRQCFNTSFAHAQYDISMVQQQIRTNIASNPGAIEVAQR, encoded by the coding sequence ATGAACATGACTATCAAAATCATTGTTGCGGCTGGCCTATCCTTTGTCGCGATGCCTGGAAGCGCCGAACGAGTCACCGTAAAGGCGCCGCCTGAACAGTTCCGCACGATGCGGGTAAGTTACGCTGATCTCAATATGTCGAGCGACGAGGGTGTCAGGCGACTGACGATGCGGGCGAAAGGGGCAGCAAAATGGGTTTGCGATTTTTCGGACGCACGGTTGCCGCTCGCCATGGAAGCAGCGCAACGGCAATGCTTTAACACGTCGTTCGCGCATGCACAGTATGACATCAGCATGGTCCAACAACAGATCCGGACCAATATCGCCAGCAATCCGGGCGCGATCGAAGTCGCGCAACGTTGA
- a CDS encoding Hsp70 family protein, with amino-acid sequence MDSASAAIALGLDFGTTNTVAALADGSGESRMVEFAGPEASDGVFRSALCFWEEEQAWNGVAHEAGPWAIAEYLQSPLDSRFIQSFKSVAASTTFERALIFNKPFRFEDLGRLLLQRLVAHAGGKLDARPNRVIVGRPVEYAGARPDAALARKRYDLMLEGFGVELHYVYEPLGAAHSYASRLAEPATILVADFGGGTTDFSLVRIAAPGAARRCVPLASAGVGIAGDRFDQRIVSKLVAPLLGKGGSYRSFGKLLEIPGGYFTDFADWSRLALMRNRRTLEELRRLQRDALDPVPIGRMIALIEHEQGFPLYDAIGRLKRALSSEDRAEFRFTGGDVEITAEVRRTDFEQWIADDLKRIEGAMDTAIERAGVAPEAIDRVFLTGGSSLIPAIRAIFERRFGAERIATGGELTSIAHGLALIGEEPDPSEWTA; translated from the coding sequence GTGGACAGCGCATCCGCCGCGATCGCGCTCGGGCTCGATTTCGGCACCACCAATACCGTCGCCGCGCTGGCGGACGGCAGCGGCGAATCCCGGATGGTCGAATTCGCCGGGCCGGAGGCAAGCGACGGGGTGTTCCGCTCAGCGCTTTGCTTCTGGGAAGAAGAGCAGGCGTGGAACGGCGTGGCGCATGAGGCCGGGCCGTGGGCGATCGCGGAATATCTCCAGTCGCCGCTCGACAGTCGCTTCATTCAATCGTTCAAAAGTGTCGCCGCGAGCACCACGTTCGAGCGGGCGTTGATCTTCAACAAGCCATTCCGTTTCGAGGATCTTGGCCGGCTGCTGCTCCAGCGACTGGTCGCGCATGCCGGCGGGAAGCTCGATGCACGGCCCAATCGCGTGATCGTCGGGCGCCCGGTCGAATATGCCGGGGCGCGGCCCGACGCCGCGCTCGCCCGCAAACGCTATGATCTCATGCTCGAAGGCTTCGGCGTCGAGCTTCATTATGTCTATGAGCCGCTGGGCGCCGCGCACAGCTATGCCTCGCGGCTGGCGGAGCCGGCGACGATCCTGGTGGCGGATTTTGGCGGCGGGACGACGGACTTCTCGCTCGTCCGTATCGCGGCGCCGGGTGCCGCGCGCCGCTGTGTGCCGCTCGCCTCCGCCGGCGTAGGCATCGCGGGGGACCGGTTCGACCAGCGGATCGTCAGCAAGCTGGTCGCGCCGCTGCTGGGCAAGGGCGGCAGCTATCGCTCGTTCGGCAAGCTGCTCGAGATTCCCGGCGGCTATTTCACCGACTTCGCGGACTGGTCCCGCCTCGCGCTGATGCGCAATCGCCGCACGCTGGAGGAGCTGCGCCGGCTGCAACGCGATGCGCTCGATCCCGTGCCGATCGGCCGCATGATCGCGCTGATCGAGCATGAGCAGGGCTTTCCGCTATATGACGCGATCGGCCGCCTTAAGCGCGCGCTTTCGAGCGAGGATCGCGCCGAATTCCGCTTCACCGGCGGCGATGTGGAGATCACCGCCGAAGTGCGCCGCACCGACTTCGAGCAATGGATCGCCGACGATCTGAAGCGTATCGAGGGGGCAATGGACACCGCGATCGAGCGGGCGGGCGTGGCTCCCGAAGCGATCGATCGCGTATTCCTGACCGGCGGCTCCTCGCTGATCCCGGCGATCCGCGCGATCTTCGAACGCCGCTTCGGCGCCGAGCGCATCGCGACCGGTGGCGAACTGACCTCGATCGCGCACGGCCTTGCGCTGATCGGCGAAGAGCCCGATCCATCCGAGTGGACAGCCTGA
- a CDS encoding glycosyltransferase family 2 protein → MAKRFPDLGSNRHPFQKPLLLYGVLCFVFGMAMYLTGVLLVFPRYLLNLHALLDPVAEALVWYSGVPIMIGIALSLFDLLYMHKHKKPNVPVRFTPVQRRRVTVALTAYNDEDSIAGAVEDFLLHPLVERVIVVSNNSSDQTFERAAAAGALTFNETAPGYGRCVFRCLSEAVQFEDTEFVVLCEGDSTFRAYDIEKLLAYAPHADIVNGTRTVEPLRQYLTQLSVFMYYGNIFVGKLLEAKHLGRGTITDMGTTYKLCRRDALIRLLPRLNPAVNLEFNAHLLDTALYQDLVLLECPITFHPRIGFSKGGNVNNWRGLVVGWRMIVGLVSDWKRYA, encoded by the coding sequence ATGGCAAAACGATTCCCCGACTTAGGGTCCAATCGGCACCCCTTCCAGAAACCGCTGCTGCTCTATGGCGTGCTGTGTTTCGTGTTCGGAATGGCGATGTACCTGACCGGGGTTCTGCTCGTCTTTCCGCGCTATCTGCTCAATCTGCATGCTCTCCTCGATCCGGTGGCCGAGGCGCTGGTATGGTATAGCGGCGTGCCGATCATGATCGGCATCGCGCTGTCGCTGTTCGATCTGCTGTACATGCACAAGCACAAGAAGCCGAACGTGCCGGTACGCTTCACGCCGGTGCAGCGCCGCCGTGTCACGGTTGCGCTGACGGCATATAATGATGAGGACAGCATCGCCGGCGCGGTCGAGGATTTCCTGCTTCACCCGCTGGTCGAGCGCGTGATCGTGGTCAGCAACAACAGCAGCGACCAGACGTTCGAGCGGGCCGCGGCGGCCGGTGCGCTCACCTTCAACGAAACCGCGCCCGGCTATGGCCGTTGCGTGTTCCGCTGCTTGAGCGAGGCGGTGCAGTTCGAAGACACCGAATTCGTGGTGCTATGCGAAGGCGACAGCACGTTTCGCGCCTATGACATCGAGAAGCTGCTCGCTTATGCGCCGCACGCCGATATCGTGAACGGCACGCGCACCGTGGAGCCGCTGCGCCAATATCTGACGCAATTGAGCGTCTTCATGTATTACGGGAATATCTTCGTCGGAAAGCTGCTCGAGGCGAAGCATCTCGGTCGCGGCACGATCACCGACATGGGCACGACCTATAAATTGTGCCGCCGCGATGCGCTGATCCGGCTGCTCCCGCGTCTCAATCCGGCGGTGAACCTCGAATTCAATGCGCACCTGCTCGATACCGCATTGTATCAGGATCTGGTGTTGCTCGAATGCCCGATCACCTTCCATCCACGGATCGGGTTCAGCAAGGGCGGCAACGTCAATAACTGGCGCGGGCTGGTGGTCGGCTGGCGCATGATCGTCGGTTTGGTGTCGGACTGGAAGCGTTACGCATGA
- a CDS encoding class I SAM-dependent methyltransferase: protein MSGDYHGSRLELDARRGGVWAALWRYFFRKRIAADACVLDLGAGYGDFINNVVARRRIAVDTWSGLADQVDKGVEAIVGPVSDLSPIDDGAVDFAFASNLFEHLQQDVFVATLAEIRRTLAPGGTLTILQPNYRYAYREYFDDYTHVAVYSHISLVDLLRAHGWEIVEVQPRFLPLTVKSRLPTWPFLVGAYLWSPVKPMGKQMLVVARPAA, encoded by the coding sequence ATGAGCGGTGACTATCACGGTTCGCGGCTCGAACTGGACGCGCGGCGCGGCGGCGTCTGGGCGGCGTTGTGGCGCTACTTTTTTCGCAAGCGCATCGCCGCCGATGCCTGTGTGCTCGATCTCGGCGCGGGCTATGGCGATTTCATCAATAACGTCGTGGCGCGGCGGCGCATCGCGGTCGACACATGGAGCGGCCTAGCGGATCAGGTCGACAAGGGGGTGGAGGCGATCGTCGGCCCGGTCAGCGATCTGAGCCCGATTGACGATGGCGCGGTCGATTTCGCATTCGCCTCCAATCTGTTCGAACATCTGCAGCAGGACGTGTTCGTCGCCACGCTGGCGGAGATCCGGCGGACGCTCGCTCCCGGCGGCACGCTGACGATCCTCCAGCCAAACTACCGTTACGCGTATCGCGAATATTTCGACGATTACACGCATGTCGCGGTCTATTCACACATCAGCCTGGTCGATCTGCTGCGCGCGCATGGCTGGGAAATCGTCGAAGTGCAGCCGCGCTTCCTGCCGCTCACCGTCAAGTCGCGCCTGCCGACCTGGCCGTTTCTTGTCGGGGCCTATCTCTGGTCGCCGGTCAAGCCGATGGGCAAGCAGATGCTGGTCGTGGCAAGGCCGGCGGCGTGA